In Amyelois transitella isolate CPQ chromosome 13, ilAmyTran1.1, whole genome shotgun sequence, a genomic segment contains:
- the LOC106138025 gene encoding myosin heavy chain, muscle isoform X5 yields the protein MPKPVAQEGEDPDPTPYLFVSLEQKRIDQSKPYDGKKACWVPDEKEGFLQGEIKATKGDLVTVSLPGGEEKTYKKELISQVNPPKFEKTEDMADLTYLNDAAVLHNLRQRYYAKLIYTYSGLFCVAINPYKRYPVYTTRCAKLYRGKRRSEVPPHIFAISDGAYVNMLTNHENQSMLITGESGAGKTENTKKVIAYFATVGASQKKDPNQEKKGSLEDQVVQTNPVLEAFGNAKTVRNDNSSRFGKFIRIHFGPSGKLAGADIETYLLEKARVISQQALERSYHIFYQMMSGSVPGLKGICMLSNDIMDYHIVSQGKTVIPGVDDGEEMTITDQAFDILGFTQEEKDNVYKITAAVMHMGSMKFKQRGREEQAEADGTEDGEKVAKLLGVDCQDLYKNLLKPRIKVGNEFVTQGRNKDQVTNSVGALCKGIFDRLFKWLVKKCNETLDTKQKRQHFIGVLDIAGFEIFDFNGFEQLCINFTNEKLQQFFNHHMFVLEQEEYHREGIEWTFIDFGMDLQNCIDLIEKPMGILSILEEESMFPKATDQTFVEKLNNNHLGKSAPFLKPKPPKPGCQAAHFAIGHYAGNVGYNITGWLEKNKDPLNDTVVDQFKKGQNKLLIEIFADHPGQSGDAGGAKGAGGKRAKGSAFQTVSSLYREQLNNLMTTLRSTQPHFVRCIIPNELKQAGLIDSHLVMHQLTCNGVLEGIRICRKGFPNRMVYPDFKLRYKILAPQAVDKETDPKKIAQVILDATGLDVESYRLGHTKVFFRAGVLGQMEEMRDDRLSKIVSWLQAYIRGYLSRKEYKKLQEQRLALQVVQRNLRKYLQLRTWPWWKLWQKVKPLLNVTRIEDQIEELEKKAAKAQEAFEKEEKLRKELEALNAKLLEEKTQLLSNLEGEKGSLSEFQDRAAKLQAQKSDLESQLRDTQDRLTQEEDARNQLFQAKKKLEQEVSGLKKDIEDLELSVQKSEQDKATKDHQIRNLNDEIAHQDELINKLNKEKKMQGESNQKTSEELQAAEDKVNHLNKVKQKLEQTLDELEDSLEREKKLRGDVEKQRRKVEGDLKLTQEAVADLERNKKELEQTIQRKDKEISSLTAKLEDEQSLVSKLQKQIKELQARIEELEEEVESERQARAKAEKQRADLARELEELGERLEEAGGATSAQIELNKKREAELSKLRRDLEEANIQHESTLANLRKKHNDAVAEMGEQLDQLNKLKAKAEKERSQYFSEVNDLRAGVDHLSNEKAAQEKIVKQLQHQLNEVQSKADEANRTLNDLDAAKKKLSIENSDLLRQLEEAESQVSQLSKIKVSLTTQLEDTKRLADEEARERATLLGKFRNLEHDLDNIREQVEEEAEGKADLQRQLSKANAEAQLWRSKYESEGVARSEELEEAKRKLQARLAEAEETIESLNQKVVALEKTKQRLATEVEDLQLEVDRATAIANAAEKKQKAFDKIIGEWKLKVDDLAAELDASQKECRNYSTELFRLKGAYEEGQEQLEAVRRENKNLADEVKDLLDQIGEGGRNIHEIEKARKRLEAEKDELQAALEEAEAALEQEENKVLRAQLELSQVRQEIDRRIQEKEEEFENTRKNHQRALDSMQASLEAEAKGKAEALRMKKKLEADINELEIALDHANKANAEAQKNIKRYQAQIKDLQTALEEEQRARDDAREQLGISERRANALQNELEESRTLLEQADRARRQAEQELGDAHEQLNELSAQNASLSAAKRKLESELQTLHSDLDELLNEAKNSEEKAKKAMVDAARLADELRAEQEHAQTQEKLRKALEQQIKELQVRLDEAEANALKGGKKAIQKLEQRVRELENELDGEQRRHADAQKNLRKAERRIKELTFQAEEDRKNHERMQDLVDKLQQKIKTYKRQIEEAEEIAALNLAKFRKAQQELEEAEERADLAEQAISKFRGKGRAGSAARGVSPAPQRSRPTLADALGTFPPRFDLAPEDF from the exons GAGAAGACATATAAAAAGGAGCTCATCTCCCAAGTTAACCCGCCGAAATTCGAAAAAACTGAAGATATGGCGGATCTTACTTACCTGAATGACGCCGCTGTGCTGCACAATCTGCGACAACGATACTATGCGAAACTTATCTAC ACGTACTCGGGTCTCTTCTGCGTGGCCATCAACCCTTACAAGAGGTACCCCGTGTACACGACACGATGTGCCAAGCTCTACCGAGGCAAGCGTCGCTCGGAAGTGCCGCCCCACATCTTCGCCATTTCCGACGGTGCTTACGTCAACATGTTGACCAACCACGAGAATCAATCTATGTTGATTAC CGGAGAGTCTGGTGCCGGAAAGACTGAGAACACGAAGAAAGTAATTGCGTACTTCGCCACCGTCGGTGCCTCCCAAAAGAAGGACCCCAACCAGGAGAAGAAGGGATCCCTGGAAGACCAGGTCGTACAAACTAACCCTGTACTTGAAGCCTTTGGTAACGCCAAGACAGTGCGTAACGACAACTCCTCCCGTTTC GGTAAATTCATCCGTATCCACTTCGGCCCCTCTGGAAAACTGGCCGGTGCTGACATTGAGACCT ATCTGCTAGAGAAAGCCCGTGTCATCTCCCAACAGGCTCTTGAGCGTTCCTACCACATCTTCTACCAGATGATGTCCGGTTCAGTCCCTGGGCTTAAAG GAATCTGCATGTTGTCCAACGATATCATGGACTACCACATTGTCTCCCAAGGCAAGACTGTCATTCCCGGCGTGGATGACGGAGAGGAAATGACTATTACCGAT CAAGCCTTCGATATCCTGGGTTTCACCCAAGAGGAGAAGGACAACGTATACAAAATCACCGCCGCTGTCATGCACATGGGTAGCATGAAGTTCAAGCAGAGGGGTCGTGAGGAACAGGCTGAGGCTGATGGTACTGAG GATGGTGAGAAGGTCGCCAAGCTCCTCGGTGTCGACTGCCAGGACTTGTACAAGAACTTGTTGAAGCCCCGCATCAAGGTCGGAAACGAGTTCGTGACCCAGGGTCGTAACAAGGACCAGGTCACCAACTCCGTCGGTGCCCTCTGCAAGGGTATCTTCGATCGTCTCTTCAAGTGGCTGGTGAAGAAGTGTAACGAGACCCTAGACACCAAGCAAAAGAGGCAGCACTTCATCGGTGTACTGGATATTGCCGGTTTCGAAATCTTCGAC TTCAACGGTTTTGAGCAACTCTGCATTAACTTTACCAACGAGAAACTCCAGCAATTCTTTAACCATCACATGTTCGTTCTGGAGCAAGAAGAATACCATCGTGAAGGCATCGAATGGACTTTCATTGATTTTGGCATGGATCTCCAAAATTGCATTGACCTTATAGAAAAG CCCATGGGCATCCTCTCCATCCTTGAGGAAGAGTCTATGTTCCCCAAAGCCACCGATCAGACCTTCGTTGAGAAGTTGAACAACAACCACTTGGGCAAGTCTGCCCCCTTCCTGAAGCCCAAGCCCCCCAAGCCCGGCTGCCAAGCCGCCCACTTCGCCATTGGTCACTACGCCGGTAAT GTCGGCTACAACATCACTGGATGGCTTGAGAAGAACAAGGACCCCCTTAACGACACTGTCGTAGACCAGTTCAAGAAGGGTCAGAACAAACTGTTGATTGAGATCTTTGCTGACCATCCTGGTCAGTCTGGTGACGCCGGTGGCGCCAAGG GCGCTGGTGGCAAGCGCGCCAAGGGTTCTGCCTTCCAGACCGTATCATCACTCTACAGG GAACAACTTAACAACTTGATGACAACATTGAGGTCTACTCAGCCTCACTTCGTACGTTGTATCATCCCCAATGAGTTGAAACAGGCtg GTCTCATCGACTCTCACCTTGTGATGCACCAGCTGACCTGTAACGGTGTGCTTGAGGGTATCCGTATTTGCCGTAAAGGTTTCCCCAACAGAATGGTCTACCCTGACTTCAAGCTCCG CTACAAGATCCTGGCCCCTCAAGCTGTGGACAAGGAAACTGACCCTAAGAAAATCGCTCAAGTCATCCTGGACGCGACGGGTTTGGATGTCGAGTCTTACCGTCTGGGTCACACCAAG GTGTTCTTCCGTGCCGGTGTCCTGGGTCAGATGGAAGAGATGCGTGACGACAGGTTGTCCAAGATCGTCTCCTGGCTCCAGGCCTACATCCGTGGTTACTTGTCCCGCAAGGAGTACAAGAAGCTGCAGGAACAGAG GCTGGCTCTCCAAGTTGTCCAACGCAACTTGCGCAAATACCTGCAGCTCCGCACCTGGCCCTGGTGGAAACTCTGGCAGAAGGTCAAGCCCCTCCTCAACGTCACCCGTATCGAGGACCAGATCGAG GAATTGGAAAAGAAGGCAGCAAAGGCGCAGGAGGCCTTCGAGAAGGAGGAGAAACTCCGAAAGGAGCTGGAGGCTCTCAACGCCAAGCTGCTTGAGGAGAAGACCCAGCTGCTGTCCAACTTGGAGGGAGAGAAGGGCTCTCTTTCCGAGTTTCAGGACCGCGCCGCTAAGCTCCAGGCGCAGAAATCTGACCTCGAGTCGCAACTTAGG GACACCCAAGACCGCCTGACCCAGGAGGAGGACGCCCGCAACCAGCTCTTCCAAGCCAAGAAGAAGTTGGAGCAGGAAGTCTCCGGCCTGAAGAAGGACATCGAGGACCTCGAACTGAGCGTCCAGAAGTCCGAACAGGACAAGGCCACCAAGGACCACCAGATCCGCAACTTGAACGATGAGATCGCCCACCAAGATGAACTCATCAACAAACTCAACAAGGAGAAGAAAATGCAGGGTGAATCCAACCAGAAGACCTCTGAAGAGCTCCAGGCCGCCGAGGACAAGGTCAACCACCTCAACAAGGTTAAGCAGAAGTTGGAGCAGACCCTCGACGAGTTGGAAGACTCGCTCGAGCGCGAGAAGAAACTCCGCGGTGATGTTGAGAAGCAGAGGAGGAAGGTTGAAGGCGACCTCAAGCTCACCCAAGAGGCCGTCGCCGACCTCGAGCGCAACAAGAAGGAGCTCGAGCAGACCATCCAGCGCAAGGACAAGGAGATCTCGTCCCTCACCGCCAAGCTGGAGGACGAGCAGTCCCTTGTCAGCAAGCTGCAGAAGCAGATCAAGGAACTGCAAGCCCGCATCGAAGAGCTCGAGGAAGAGGTCGAGTCCGAACGCCAGGCTCGCGCTAAGGCCGAGAAGCAGCGTGCTGACCTCGCCCGCGAGCTCGAAGAGCTGGGTGAGCGCCTGGAGGAAGCCGGTGGCGCCACCTCAGCTCAGATCGAGCTCAACAAGAAGCGTGAGGCCGAGCTCAGCAAGCTCCGTCGTGACCTGGAGGAAGCCAACATCCAGCACGAGTCCACCCTCGCCAACCTTCGCAAGAAGCACAACGATGCTGTTGCCGAGATGGGCGAGCAGCTCGACCAGCTCAACAAGCTCAAGGCTAA GGCTGAGAAAGAGCGCTCTCAATACTTTAGCGAAGTCAATGACCTCCGCGCTGGGGTCGACCACTTGTCCAACGAAAAG GCTGCCCAAGAGAAGATCGTCAAGCAGCTGCAGCACCAACTCAACGAGGTCCAGAGCAAGGCTGACGAAGCCAACCGCACCCTCAATGACCTGGATGCCGCCAAGAAGAAGCTGTCCATTGAGAACTCCGACCTTCTCCGCCAACTGGAGGAGGCAGAGTCTCAGGTGTCTCAGCTGTCCAAGATCAAGGTGTCGCTCACCACACAGCTGGAGGACACCAAGAGGCTCGCCGACGAGGAGGCCAGG GAACGCGCCACCCTTCTTGGCAAGTTCCGCAATCTGGAGCACGACCTGGACAACATCCGCGAACAGGTCGAAGAGGAAGCCGAAGGCAAGGCTGATCTCCAACGCCAGCTGTCCAAGGCCAACGCCGAAGCTCAACTGTGGCGCTCCAAGTACGAGTCCGAGGGTGTTGCCCGCTCCGAGGAACTCGAGGAGGCCAAGCGCAAGCTCCAGGCCCGCCTCGCCGAGGCCGAGGAGACCATCGAGTCCCTCAACCAGAAGGTTGTCGCCCTCGAGAAGACCAAGCAGCGTCTCGCCACCGAAGTCGAAGACCTGCAACTCGAGGTTGACCGCGCCACTGCCATCGCCAACGCTGCTGAGAAGAAGCAGAAGGCGTTCGACAAGATCATTGGCGAATGGAAGCTCAAGGTTGACGACCTCGCCGCCGAGCTCGACGCTAGCCAGAAGGAATGCCGCAACTACTCCACCGAATTGTTCCGCCTCAAGGGCGCCTACGAAGAAGGTCAGGAACAGCTCGAGGCTGTCCGCCGCGAAAACAAGAACCTCGCCGACGAAGTCAAGGACTTGCTCGACCAAATCGGCGAAGGTGGCCGCAACATCCACGAAATCGAAAAGGCCAGGAAGCGCCTCGAAGCCGAGAAGGACGAGCTCCAGGCTGCCCTCGAGGAAGCCGAAGCCGCCCTCGAACAAGAGGAAAACAAGGTCCTGCGCGCTCAGCTCGAGCTGTCTCAGGTCAGACAGGAAATCGACAGGCGCATCCAGGAGAAGGAGGAGGAATTCGAGAACACACGCAAGAACCACCAGCGCGCTCTCGACTCCATGCAAGCTTCCCTCGAAGCCGAGGCTAAGGGCAAGGCTGAGGCCCTGCGCATGAAGAAGAAGCTCGAAGCCGACATCAATGAGTTGGAAATTGCTCTCGACCACGCTAACAAGGCTAATGCTGAGGCCCAGAAGAACATCAAGCGCTACCAGGCTCAGATCAAGGACCTCCAGACCGCCCTGGAAGAGGAACAACGCGCCCGCGACGATGCCCGCGAACAGCTTGGAATCTCCGAGCGTCGTGCCAATGCCCTCCAGAACGAGCTCGAGGAGTCTCGTACTCTTCTGGAACAGGCCGACCGTGCCCGCCGTCAAGCCGAACAGGAACTTGGCGATGCTCACGAACAGCTCAACGAACTTTCCGCCCAGAACGCTTCCCTGTCTGCTGCCAAGAGGAAACTCGAATCCGAACTGCAGACCCTGCACTCCGACCTGGACGAGCTCCTCAACGAGGCTAAGAACTCTGAGGAGAAGGCGAAGAAGGCCATGGTTGACGCCGCTCGTCTCGCCGATGAGCTTCGCGCCGAACAGGAACACGCCCAGACACAAGAGAAACTACGCAAGGCCCTTGAACAACAGATCAAGGAACTGCAGGTCAGGTTAGACGAGGCTGAGGCCAACGCTCTTAAGGGAGGAAAGAAGGCTATCCAGAAACTCGAACAGAGAGTCAGAGAACTCGAGAACGAGCTTGACGGTGAACAGAGGAGGCACGCCGACGCACAGAAGAACCTGCGCAAGGCCGAGAGACGCATCAAGGAGCTCACCTTCCAGGCCGAGGAGGACCGCAAGAACCACGAGCGCATGCAGGACCTGGTCGACAAACTGCAACAGAAGATCAAGACCTACAAGAGGCAGATCGAAGAGGCAGAAGAAATCGCCGCCCTCAACTTGGCTAAGTTCCGCAAGGCACAGCAGGAGTTGGAGGAGGCAGAAGAGAGGGCAGACCTGGCCGAGCAGGCCATCAGCAAATTCCGTGGCAAGGGACGCGCAGGATCCGCGGCGAGAGGAGTCAGTCCGGCG CCCCAGCGCTCGCGCCCCACGCTCGCAGACGCCCTCGGCACCTTCCCACCTCGGTTCGACTTGGCGCCCGAAGATTTCTAA